A window of the Halopseudomonas phragmitis genome harbors these coding sequences:
- the glnE gene encoding bifunctional [glutamate--ammonia ligase]-adenylyl-L-tyrosine phosphorylase/[glutamate--ammonia-ligase] adenylyltransferase, whose translation MAFSSPLPVPATLQALTEHHLDQWRSALQLNELESSLPELDDEFMNALVQVLAVSDFVAEQLRRDPAMAWRLQEERLLWRSLRSGEMAELLAVALAGVESEEELLKALRRFRQTQQVRIIWRDLTRQASTQETCRDLSDMADACIDQAYRWCYQQACSSFGTPLGYSGEPQHMVILGMGKLGAQELNLSSDIDLIFAYPEAGETQGGRRSLSNQEFFIRVGQRLIKALDAPTVDGFVFRVDMRLRPYGDSGALVFSFDALEQYYQSQGRDWERYAMIKARVVGGDQVAGAELLAMLKPFVYRRYLDFTAIEALRSLKQMIQREVQRKGMQDNVKLGSGGIREIEFIGQAFQLIHGGRDRALQQRPILPVLDMLATNSYLPDSAVDELKGAYLFLRDTEHVLQAIDDRQTQMLPTDPQGQERVAWAMGYEGWGEFRQALESQRERVARHFANVIADPDEDEEDSCPSCDNLAPLWEGLLESEQAHELLAGAGFKQPESAWQRLQGLLQSGRVRAMQKLGRDRLDVFMPRLLAMASEQDDPDLALERVLPLVEAVARRSAYLLLLTENPGALRELLVLCSASPWVAEQITRYPVVLDELLNAGRLYRPPEPDELVDELRQQLLRIPEDDLEQQMETLRYFKRAHVLRVAASEIAGSLPLMKVSDYLTWIAEAILQQVLQLAWREMSLRHGVPRRTDGSPCELDFIIVGYGKVGGIELGHGSDLDLVFIHDGDPQSETNGERPIDGSKFYTRLGQRIIHILTAQTTSGALYEVDMRLRPSGNSGLLVTSLAAFARYQREEAWTWEHQALVRARVLTGCKRLGHRFDELRAEVLGRQRDEPGLRAEVGQMRQKMRDNLATAATRGGFDVSAFTADATFSLKHDAGGIVDIEFMVQYAVLAWSCRYPELLRYTDNIRILDGLRDAGLIPGEDVQRLQEAYKAYRAAAHRLALQNQPGTVSGDQFHDFRHGVIKLWQQLLPDQQADNHSA comes from the coding sequence ATGGCGTTTTCTTCTCCTCTGCCGGTACCTGCGACATTGCAGGCGTTGACTGAACATCATCTGGATCAGTGGCGCAGCGCCCTGCAGTTGAACGAGCTGGAGTCCAGCCTGCCGGAACTGGATGATGAGTTCATGAATGCGCTGGTGCAGGTGCTGGCCGTGAGCGACTTTGTGGCCGAGCAATTGCGCCGTGATCCCGCCATGGCCTGGCGGCTGCAAGAGGAGCGGCTGTTGTGGCGCAGTCTGCGCTCAGGTGAGATGGCCGAGCTGTTGGCTGTAGCGCTGGCCGGAGTCGAGTCTGAGGAGGAGCTGCTGAAAGCCTTGAGGCGCTTTCGTCAGACTCAGCAAGTGCGAATCATCTGGCGTGACCTGACCCGTCAGGCCAGTACCCAGGAAACTTGCCGCGATCTGTCGGATATGGCCGATGCCTGTATCGATCAGGCCTACCGTTGGTGCTATCAACAGGCTTGCAGCAGTTTCGGGACGCCGCTCGGGTACAGTGGCGAGCCCCAGCATATGGTGATTCTGGGCATGGGCAAGCTGGGCGCTCAGGAACTCAACCTGTCTTCCGATATCGACCTGATCTTTGCCTATCCCGAGGCCGGGGAAACCCAGGGCGGGCGTCGCAGCCTGTCCAATCAGGAATTTTTCATCCGGGTCGGGCAGCGGCTGATCAAGGCTCTGGATGCGCCGACTGTGGATGGTTTCGTGTTCCGGGTCGACATGCGTCTGCGCCCCTATGGTGACAGTGGTGCACTGGTATTCAGCTTCGATGCGCTGGAGCAGTATTACCAGAGCCAGGGGCGTGACTGGGAGCGCTACGCGATGATCAAGGCGCGGGTGGTCGGCGGTGATCAGGTGGCCGGGGCGGAGCTCCTGGCCATGCTCAAGCCGTTTGTCTATCGCCGCTATCTGGACTTCACCGCAATCGAAGCGCTGCGCAGCCTCAAGCAGATGATTCAACGTGAAGTGCAGCGCAAGGGCATGCAGGACAACGTCAAGCTGGGCAGCGGGGGGATTCGCGAGATCGAGTTCATCGGCCAGGCGTTCCAGTTGATCCATGGCGGTCGCGATCGGGCCTTGCAGCAGCGGCCGATCCTGCCGGTGCTGGACATGCTGGCAACCAACAGCTACCTACCTGATAGCGCGGTGGATGAGCTCAAGGGGGCCTATCTGTTTCTGCGCGATACCGAACATGTGCTGCAAGCTATAGATGATCGTCAGACCCAGATGCTGCCGACCGATCCGCAAGGGCAGGAGCGGGTGGCCTGGGCCATGGGCTATGAGGGCTGGGGCGAGTTTCGCCAGGCCCTGGAAAGCCAGCGCGAGCGGGTGGCCCGGCATTTTGCCAATGTGATCGCCGACCCGGATGAGGATGAAGAGGATAGCTGCCCGTCCTGTGACAATCTGGCGCCGCTTTGGGAGGGACTGCTGGAGTCGGAGCAGGCTCATGAGTTGTTGGCGGGAGCAGGCTTTAAACAGCCGGAATCAGCCTGGCAACGGTTGCAGGGCTTGTTGCAGTCGGGGCGGGTGCGGGCTATGCAGAAGCTTGGGCGCGACCGGCTGGATGTATTCATGCCGCGGCTGCTGGCCATGGCCAGTGAGCAGGATGATCCCGATCTGGCACTGGAGCGGGTGCTGCCCTTGGTTGAGGCGGTGGCCCGGCGCTCAGCCTATTTGTTGCTGCTGACCGAGAACCCTGGAGCATTGCGTGAGTTGCTGGTGCTGTGCAGCGCCAGTCCGTGGGTCGCTGAGCAGATTACCCGCTATCCGGTGGTGCTCGATGAATTGCTCAATGCCGGGCGGCTGTATCGGCCGCCAGAGCCGGATGAGTTGGTCGATGAGCTGCGCCAGCAACTGCTGCGCATTCCCGAGGATGACCTTGAACAGCAGATGGAAACCCTGCGCTATTTCAAACGGGCCCATGTGTTGCGGGTGGCGGCGTCGGAAATCGCCGGTAGTCTGCCGCTGATGAAGGTCAGTGATTACCTGACCTGGATTGCCGAGGCGATTTTGCAGCAGGTGCTGCAACTGGCCTGGCGCGAAATGAGTCTGCGCCATGGGGTGCCGCGGCGCACCGATGGCTCGCCGTGCGAGCTGGATTTCATCATTGTTGGCTATGGCAAGGTTGGGGGGATCGAGCTGGGGCATGGTTCCGACCTGGATCTGGTGTTCATCCATGACGGTGATCCACAGTCGGAGACCAATGGCGAGCGGCCAATCGATGGCAGCAAGTTCTACACCCGGCTGGGCCAGCGCATCATTCATATCCTGACCGCGCAAACCACTTCTGGAGCATTGTATGAGGTCGATATGCGCCTGCGCCCATCGGGCAACTCCGGTTTGCTGGTGACTTCGCTTGCGGCCTTTGCCCGTTACCAGCGCGAGGAGGCCTGGACCTGGGAGCATCAGGCGCTGGTCCGGGCCCGGGTGCTGACCGGTTGCAAGCGTCTGGGCCATCGGTTTGACGAGTTGCGGGCCGAAGTACTGGGACGCCAGCGTGATGAACCTGGCCTGCGGGCCGAAGTCGGGCAGATGCGCCAGAAAATGCGGGATAACCTGGCAACCGCCGCTACTCGGGGCGGCTTTGATGTGTCGGCGTTCACGGCGGATGCGACCTTTAGTCTCAAGCATGATGCCGGAGGTATCGTCGATATCGAATTTATGGTGCAATATGCGGTTCTAGCCTGGTCGTGCCGGTACCCCGAGTTACTGCGCTATACCGATAACATCAGGATTCTCGATGGGTTGCGTGACGCCGGATTGATCCCCGGTGAGGACGTTCAGCGACTGCAGGAGGCTTACAAGGCCTACCGCGCGGCAGCCCATCGCCTGGCTTTGCAAAACCAGCCAGGCACAGTCAGCGGCGACCAGTTTCATGATTTCCGGCATGGAGTCATCAAGCTCTGGCAGCAACTGCTGCCCGACCAGCAGGCGGATAACCACTCTGCCTGA
- a CDS encoding branched-chain amino acid transaminase — MSMADRDGVIWFDGEMVPWREANVHVLTHSLHYGMGVFEGVRAYSTPDGTAIFRLQAHTDRLFDSAHIMGMKIPFTKEQLNEAQRAVVRENKLETAYIRPLVFYGSEGMGIRADNLKVHVAIAAWHWGAYMGEEALETGIKIRTSSFTRHHVNITMTRAKASGAYMNSMLALQEAVSAGADEALLLDPEGYVAEGSGENVFIVKGGVIYTPEVTACLNGITRGTVLSLANEFGIPVVEKRITRDEVYIADEAFFTGTAAEVTPIRELDGRQIGAGRRGPVTEKLQKAYFDLVTGKSGAHAEWRTLVG; from the coding sequence ATGTCGATGGCCGATCGTGATGGTGTTATCTGGTTTGATGGTGAAATGGTGCCGTGGCGCGAGGCCAACGTGCATGTACTGACCCACTCGCTGCACTACGGCATGGGCGTGTTTGAAGGTGTACGCGCCTACAGCACTCCGGATGGCACAGCGATCTTCCGCTTGCAGGCTCATACTGACCGGCTGTTCGACTCGGCCCACATCATGGGCATGAAGATTCCGTTCACCAAGGAACAGCTCAACGAAGCCCAGCGTGCCGTGGTGCGCGAGAACAAGCTGGAAACCGCCTACATCCGCCCGCTGGTATTCTACGGATCGGAAGGCATGGGTATTCGCGCTGACAACCTCAAGGTGCATGTGGCTATCGCGGCCTGGCACTGGGGCGCCTACATGGGTGAGGAGGCGCTGGAGACTGGCATCAAGATCCGCACCAGCTCCTTCACCCGCCACCACGTCAACATCACCATGACCCGGGCCAAGGCCAGCGGTGCCTACATGAACTCGATGCTGGCGTTGCAGGAAGCGGTTTCCGCCGGAGCCGACGAAGCGCTGCTGCTGGATCCGGAAGGCTATGTGGCCGAGGGCTCGGGTGAGAACGTGTTCATCGTCAAAGGTGGCGTGATCTATACCCCGGAAGTGACTGCCTGCCTGAATGGCATCACTCGTGGCACCGTACTGAGCCTGGCCAACGAGTTCGGCATTCCGGTCGTCGAGAAGCGCATCACCCGTGATGAAGTGTATATCGCTGATGAAGCCTTCTTCACTGGCACCGCTGCCGAAGTCACGCCGATTCGCGAGCTGGATGGCCGCCAGATTGGTGCCGGCCGCCGTGGCCCGGTAACCGAGAAACTGCAGAAAGCCTACTTCGATCTGGTCACCGGCAAAAGCGGAGCCCACGCCGAGTGGCGCACACTGGTCGGCTGA
- the waaF gene encoding lipopolysaccharide heptosyltransferase II, translating into MKILIIGPSWVGDMVMAQTLFVCLKQRHGEQCLIDVLAPEWSRPILERMPEVNQALSFPLGHGVLELATRKKIGKSLAGQYDQAILLPNSLKSALVPYFANIPKRTGWRGEMRYRLLNDIRKLDKQQYPLMIERFMALAFEPGAALPKPYPRPQLRIEPASRAAALVRFGLELDRPVLALCPGAEFGEAKRWPSEHYAEVADAKVRMGWQVWLFGSKNDHAVAEDIRSRLIPGLREESVNLCGETSLAEAIDLLSCATAVVSNDSGLMHVAAALDRPLVSVYGSTSPQFTPPLAEQVEIVRLGLECSPCFDRTCRYGHYNCLRELPPQQVIDALDRLVGDPLADPLDA; encoded by the coding sequence ATGAAGATCCTGATTATTGGTCCCAGTTGGGTAGGCGACATGGTGATGGCGCAGACGCTGTTTGTCTGCCTCAAGCAGCGCCATGGCGAGCAGTGCCTGATCGATGTACTGGCGCCAGAGTGGAGCCGGCCGATTCTCGAGCGGATGCCCGAGGTCAACCAGGCGCTGAGCTTTCCGCTCGGCCACGGGGTACTGGAGCTGGCGACCCGCAAGAAGATCGGCAAGTCCCTTGCTGGTCAATATGATCAGGCGATTCTGCTACCCAACTCGCTGAAGTCGGCCCTGGTGCCGTATTTCGCCAACATTCCCAAGCGTACCGGCTGGCGCGGCGAGATGCGTTACCGGTTGCTCAACGATATCCGCAAGCTCGACAAGCAGCAGTACCCGCTGATGATCGAGCGCTTCATGGCGCTGGCCTTTGAGCCAGGTGCAGCTCTGCCCAAACCTTACCCACGCCCGCAACTGCGGATTGAGCCAGCCAGTCGCGCGGCGGCATTGGTCCGGTTCGGCCTGGAGCTGGATCGCCCGGTGCTGGCGCTGTGCCCAGGCGCCGAGTTTGGTGAGGCCAAACGCTGGCCGAGCGAACACTATGCCGAGGTCGCGGACGCCAAGGTCCGCATGGGCTGGCAGGTTTGGCTGTTCGGTTCAAAGAACGATCATGCTGTGGCCGAGGATATTCGCAGCCGGCTGATTCCCGGGCTGCGTGAGGAGTCGGTCAACCTCTGTGGTGAAACTAGTCTGGCCGAAGCTATTGATCTGCTGTCCTGCGCGACTGCTGTGGTCAGTAACGATTCCGGGCTGATGCATGTTGCCGCCGCGTTGGACCGACCATTGGTGTCGGTTTACGGCTCGACTTCGCCACAATTCACCCCGCCGCTGGCTGAACAAGTGGAAATCGTGCGCCTGGGGCTGGAATGCAGCCCCTGCTTTGACCGGACCTGCCGCTACGGTCATTACAACTGTCTGCGTGAACTGCCGCCGCAACAGGTTATAGACGCGCTGGATCGTCTGGTAGGTGATCCGCTGGCCGATCCGCTGGATGCCTGA
- the waaC gene encoding lipopolysaccharide heptosyltransferase I, producing the protein MRVLLIKTSSMGDVIHTLPALTDAQRAIPGIAFDWVVEEGFAEIPAWHPAVAEVIPVAIRRWRKSPLKTWRSGEWARFKQRLAGQRYDLVIDAQGLLKSAWLTRYAQAPVVGLDRQSAREPWASRFYQEKKSVAWGQHAVERVRQLFALALGYPLPDGVGDYGLNRARLAGEPQGEPYLLFLHGTTWVTKHWPELYWRQLAEQAVAAGWQIRLPWGNDQENARAERIAAGLPGVLVLPRLNLAGVARVLAGASACVAVDTGLGHLAAALDVPTLSLFGPTNPGFTGAYGASQQHLASDFACAPCLKKTCSYQPTTDDKTRFDLTREQPLCFTRLAPETVMRRLLELLANKESL; encoded by the coding sequence ATGCGTGTGCTACTGATTAAGACCTCCTCCATGGGGGATGTCATCCATACTCTGCCGGCACTGACCGACGCCCAGCGGGCGATTCCCGGTATTGCCTTTGACTGGGTGGTTGAGGAAGGCTTTGCCGAAATCCCCGCCTGGCACCCGGCGGTGGCCGAGGTCATACCGGTCGCGATTCGCCGCTGGCGCAAGAGCCCGCTGAAAACCTGGCGCAGTGGCGAGTGGGCACGCTTTAAACAGCGTCTGGCCGGCCAGCGCTATGATCTGGTGATCGATGCCCAGGGTCTGCTGAAAAGCGCCTGGCTGACCCGCTACGCCCAAGCCCCGGTGGTGGGGCTGGATCGCCAGTCGGCGCGTGAACCATGGGCCAGCCGGTTTTATCAGGAAAAAAAATCAGTAGCCTGGGGGCAGCATGCGGTCGAGCGAGTGCGCCAACTGTTTGCCCTGGCGCTGGGCTATCCGTTGCCGGACGGCGTTGGTGATTACGGCCTGAACCGGGCCCGATTGGCTGGTGAGCCGCAGGGTGAGCCTTATCTGTTGTTCCTGCACGGCACGACCTGGGTTACCAAACATTGGCCTGAGCTGTATTGGCGGCAGTTGGCCGAGCAGGCCGTCGCGGCCGGCTGGCAGATACGCCTGCCGTGGGGCAATGACCAGGAAAATGCTCGGGCCGAACGCATCGCCGCCGGTTTGCCAGGCGTGTTGGTACTGCCGCGACTGAACCTTGCGGGGGTTGCCCGGGTACTGGCTGGCGCCAGTGCCTGTGTGGCCGTGGATACTGGACTGGGGCACCTGGCCGCCGCGCTTGATGTGCCGACCCTGTCCTTGTTCGGTCCGACCAATCCGGGCTTTACCGGTGCTTACGGTGCCAGCCAGCAACACCTGGCCAGCGATTTTGCCTGTGCGCCCTGCTTGAAGAAAACCTGCAGCTACCAGCCAACCACCGACGACAAGACCCGGTTCGACCTGACGCGGGAACAGCCGCTATGCTTTACCCGGCTCGCGCCGGAAACCGTTATGCGCCGTCTGCTCGAACTGTTGGCGAACAAGGAATCTCTCTGA
- a CDS encoding glycosyltransferase family 4 protein, translating to MQLAFLLYKYFPFGGLQRDFVRIAQECQQRGHSIRVYTLSWEGEVPEGFELVKVPVRSLLNHRRYAKFTRWVQADMRRRPVDRVVGFNKMPGLDVYYAADPCYEDKSRHLRKAMYRYSPRYRHFSAYERAVFDPQGKTELLMISATQQELFKHYYATPAQRFHLLPPGISPDRRAPANAEHLRRLARERLGQEFDLPADGLLLVQIGSDFYRKGLDRSIQALAALPEALRVRTRLVALGADNPARMQALADQHGVGKQVFMPGGRKDVPDFLLASDLLLHPARHENTGTVLLEALVAGLPLLVTEVCGYAHHVLDADCGLVAPEPFDQAGFNRQLAMMLGDDAARARWQANALRYAGEQDLYSMPQKAADVIVGAAV from the coding sequence ATGCAACTGGCTTTTCTGCTGTACAAGTACTTTCCCTTTGGCGGTTTGCAGCGTGACTTTGTCCGGATCGCCCAGGAATGCCAGCAGCGTGGGCACAGTATTCGTGTCTATACCCTGAGCTGGGAAGGTGAGGTGCCCGAAGGCTTTGAGCTGGTCAAGGTGCCGGTCCGGTCGCTGCTCAATCATCGCCGTTATGCCAAGTTTACCCGTTGGGTCCAGGCGGATATGCGCCGACGGCCGGTAGATCGGGTGGTTGGTTTCAACAAGATGCCGGGACTGGATGTGTATTACGCGGCCGACCCTTGCTATGAGGACAAGTCGCGCCATCTGCGTAAAGCGATGTATCGCTACAGTCCGCGTTACCGGCATTTCTCTGCCTACGAACGGGCGGTATTCGATCCGCAGGGCAAGACCGAGCTCTTGATGATCTCGGCCACTCAGCAGGAGTTGTTCAAGCACTACTATGCAACCCCCGCTCAGCGTTTTCATTTACTGCCTCCGGGGATCTCGCCCGATCGCCGCGCGCCTGCCAATGCGGAACACTTGCGCCGACTGGCGCGTGAGCGCCTGGGACAGGAGTTCGACCTGCCGGCCGATGGCCTGTTGCTGGTACAAATCGGTTCGGATTTTTATCGCAAGGGTCTGGATCGCAGTATCCAGGCCTTGGCGGCCTTGCCTGAAGCGCTGCGGGTGCGTACTCGCCTGGTGGCGCTGGGGGCCGATAATCCAGCCAGAATGCAGGCGCTGGCCGACCAGCATGGCGTTGGCAAACAGGTATTCATGCCCGGTGGTCGTAAAGATGTGCCGGACTTTCTGCTGGCATCCGATCTGCTGCTGCATCCGGCTCGTCATGAGAATACCGGTACCGTGCTGCTGGAAGCGCTGGTTGCCGGATTACCGCTGCTGGTGACCGAAGTCTGTGGCTATGCCCATCATGTTCTGGATGCCGACTGTGGCCTGGTGGCGCCTGAGCCCTTCGATCAGGCCGGCTTCAATCGCCAGTTGGCGATGATGCTGGGCGATGATGCTGCCCGGGCCCGCTGGCAGGCCAATGCACTGCGCTATGCCGGGGAACAGGATCTTTACAGCATGCCGCAGAAGGCGGCTGACGTCATCGTTGGGGCTGCCGTCTGA
- the rfaP gene encoding lipopolysaccharide core heptose(I) kinase RfaP, giving the protein MPRPLKPGTLVLHEPFARLWVDKDPFAEVEALDGEIFRALEGRRTLCTRVEGDDYFVKIHRGIGWAEIAKNLFLLKKPVLGAAQEWRAIEALTRAGVATMTAVAFGERGANPARQHSFIITQALAPTVSLEDFCRDWPTNPPSPALKRALIARVADMVGRMHRAGINHRDCYLVHFLLHTEPAPTPDCLRVSLIDLHRAQIRDRVPERWRNKDLAALYFSALQIGLTRRDKLRFLRLYFQRPLREILNSEAVLLRWLEKRADKLLDRWYRRFAPGAGQ; this is encoded by the coding sequence ATGCCCAGGCCGCTGAAGCCCGGTACGCTGGTTCTGCACGAACCGTTCGCGCGGCTTTGGGTCGACAAGGACCCCTTTGCCGAAGTCGAAGCACTGGATGGCGAGATTTTTCGTGCCCTGGAAGGCCGGCGTACCTTGTGTACCCGGGTGGAAGGTGACGACTATTTCGTCAAGATTCATCGCGGCATTGGCTGGGCCGAAATCGCCAAAAACCTGTTTCTACTGAAAAAACCGGTGCTAGGCGCGGCCCAGGAATGGCGGGCGATTGAGGCGCTGACCCGGGCCGGGGTCGCCACCATGACCGCAGTGGCCTTTGGCGAACGCGGCGCCAACCCGGCGCGCCAGCACTCGTTCATCATTACTCAGGCCCTGGCCCCTACCGTCAGCCTGGAGGATTTCTGTCGGGACTGGCCGACCAATCCGCCGTCGCCAGCGCTCAAGCGCGCGCTGATCGCCCGGGTGGCGGATATGGTGGGGCGCATGCACAGGGCCGGAATCAACCATAGAGATTGTTATCTGGTGCATTTTCTTTTGCATACCGAGCCGGCGCCGACGCCGGACTGCCTGCGGGTTTCGCTGATCGACCTGCACCGTGCGCAAATTCGCGATCGGGTGCCCGAGCGCTGGCGCAACAAGGATCTGGCAGCGCTGTATTTCTCCGCTCTGCAAATTGGTCTGACCCGGCGCGACAAGCTGCGCTTTCTGCGCTTGTACTTTCAACGCCCCTTGCGTGAGATTCTGAACTCCGAGGCTGTGCTGTTGCGCTGGCTGGAAAAGCGTGCCGACAAGCTGCTGGATCGCTGGTACCGACGTTTTGCTCCAGGTGCCGGGCAATGA
- a CDS encoding lipopolysaccharide kinase InaA family protein encodes MIKWTLNPEYATGHSGLAFADLDSVFALEGEFITRDPLSTVHRVWIGDRHYYLKRYHAAGKHLRRYLGRPRVVAEWENLLSFKAWGIPAATVVGFGMERRAGLFVRGAMITEALDNTTDLARLAEQQADCFKDPVWVRSVCHQVAHAARMMHDQRFVHNDFKWRNILVDAKARVYLIDCPAGAFWWGPMLRYRIIKDLACLDKLGKLHFTRSQRLRFYRDYSGKQRLDAADKHFIRRVLKFFEGRE; translated from the coding sequence ATGATCAAGTGGACGCTCAACCCGGAATACGCAACCGGGCACAGTGGTCTGGCGTTTGCCGATCTGGATAGCGTGTTTGCGCTGGAAGGCGAGTTCATTACCCGCGACCCGTTGAGCACGGTACACCGGGTATGGATTGGAGATCGGCATTACTACCTCAAGCGTTATCATGCCGCAGGCAAGCATCTGCGCCGTTACCTGGGCCGGCCACGCGTGGTTGCCGAGTGGGAGAACCTGCTCAGCTTCAAGGCCTGGGGGATTCCGGCGGCGACTGTCGTGGGCTTTGGCATGGAGCGGCGAGCGGGGCTGTTCGTGCGTGGCGCCATGATTACCGAGGCGCTGGACAATACCACGGACCTGGCTCGACTGGCCGAACAGCAGGCCGACTGTTTCAAGGACCCGGTATGGGTGCGCAGCGTCTGTCATCAGGTTGCCCATGCTGCGCGGATGATGCATGACCAGCGCTTTGTGCATAACGACTTCAAGTGGCGCAATATTCTGGTCGACGCCAAGGCGCGGGTATACCTGATCGATTGCCCTGCCGGTGCTTTCTGGTGGGGCCCGATGCTGCGTTACCGAATCATCAAGGACCTGGCTTGCCTGGACAAGCTGGGCAAGCTGCATTTCACGCGCAGCCAGCGTTTGCGCTTTTATCGTGATTACAGTGGCAAACAACGGCTGGACGCCGCCGACAAGCATTTTATTCGTCGGGTGCTGAAATTCTTTGAGGGACGCGAATGA
- a CDS encoding lipopolysaccharide kinase InaA family protein, whose product MSALPFIAVNARDILARHGLDTFQALWELKLDAIDEPNVNRGGWSSVYRLELEGADGQLQSFYLKRQDNHLTRSLQAPWGEPTFAREFRYIQAYARHGVPALEAAFYAERREPGHRQAILLTRALDDYQDADDWYQRWPTLGWAARHDLVVATGALVRALHNAGMVHNCLYFKHIFLKVDGDGAGARLIDLEKTRRAWRGQRDFVADLETLLRRSAPLPRTQRLRFMLAYTGKTRVDAEVRQLIADIARKHQRKERRR is encoded by the coding sequence ATGAGCGCTTTGCCTTTTATTGCGGTAAATGCCCGGGATATTTTGGCCCGTCATGGTCTGGATACGTTTCAGGCGCTGTGGGAGCTGAAGCTGGATGCGATCGATGAGCCCAATGTCAATCGAGGTGGCTGGAGCAGTGTTTACCGTCTGGAGCTGGAGGGCGCTGATGGCCAGCTGCAGAGCTTTTATCTCAAGCGTCAGGATAATCATCTGACCCGTAGCCTCCAGGCCCCATGGGGTGAGCCTACCTTCGCCCGTGAGTTTCGTTACATTCAGGCCTACGCCCGGCATGGTGTGCCGGCGCTCGAAGCAGCGTTTTATGCCGAGCGACGTGAGCCGGGACATCGCCAGGCCATTCTGCTGACCCGGGCGCTGGATGATTATCAGGATGCCGACGACTGGTATCAGCGCTGGCCAACCTTAGGCTGGGCGGCCAGGCACGATCTGGTGGTGGCGACCGGTGCTTTGGTGCGGGCGCTGCATAATGCCGGAATGGTGCACAACTGCTTGTATTTCAAGCATATTTTCCTGAAGGTTGATGGCGACGGCGCTGGTGCGCGGTTGATTGATCTGGAAAAGACCCGCCGGGCCTGGCGTGGTCAGCGAGACTTCGTTGCCGATCTGGAAACCCTGTTGCGGCGCAGTGCGCCACTGCCGCGGACTCAACGGTTGCGTTTCATGCTGGCCTATACCGGCAAGACTAGGGTCGATGCCGAGGTTCGTCAGTTGATCGCTGACATCGCACGCAAGCATCAGCGCAAGGAGCGGCGGCGGTGA